From the genome of Ornithobacterium rhinotracheale, one region includes:
- a CDS encoding DUF6646 family protein, whose translation MKNIKALGALCILLLGITTHAQTAYSGAGDLKAQAGVALFGYGNGLTGTVDYGLTDLFSVGAGVELYFGSNDNSNFYLSGRANLHLGETLNMPSNMDLYPGLDLGVNGNGLGLGGHLGYRYFFTEKVGAFAEIGSRGSLGVTINL comes from the coding sequence ATGAAAAACATTAAAGCACTCGGTGCCCTATGCATTCTCCTGCTAGGCATCACCACTCACGCGCAAACAGCCTACTCAGGCGCAGGCGACTTAAAAGCCCAAGCGGGCGTTGCTCTTTTTGGCTACGGAAATGGGCTCACCGGCACGGTAGACTATGGCTTAACCGACCTCTTCTCTGTGGGGGCGGGCGTTGAGCTTTACTTTGGCTCAAATGATAATAGCAATTTCTACCTCTCAGGGCGTGCCAATCTGCATTTAGGCGAAACTTTAAATATGCCCTCCAATATGGATTTGTACCCAGGGCTTGATTTAGGCGTAAATGGCAACGGCCTCGGGCTCGGGGGGCACTTGGGCTACCGCTATTTCTTTACCGAAAAAGTGGGGGCTTTTGCTGAAATTGGCTCGCGAGGGAGCTTAGGAGTTACTATAAATTTATAG
- a CDS encoding ComEC/Rec2 family competence protein, translating to MKYHPFAFWLFFFCLGILAGNFLEIPINWCIVGGAFSLSLLFFFRKQSRYFAYFTFLFCLFLGIYRIQKVNYKPPQNVNNYLKTTLQIKIIESLKPSKKYYKYKAQILPSQSDSLHLAQQSILLYTPKPQGEKFEHQTLWLHGTLSNISPPKNPHTFDYKQYMHRQGVELQLFCDTILLTNNPKKFDLKYQLSLFKSNFKEKLKQLEFSPISRIFIQSLVLGDRNDFDADFRQKLSAAGISHLFAISGLHVGIIYGFLFIIFYPVLFLPYGRNLRIILSITSIWIYTYFVGATPSVVRAAFMLTMFSLSFIFQRRGNFYHILAFTALILLFINPNYLFDVGFQLSYCAVFFIVWATKFFKPLRPEKGKFKIALFDLILVTLAAQLGVLPLSIAYFHQFSWLFLIGNLLFFPTSAILVGFCFSLFFIVSLGITPSFLVKFSNLIFGSFDSILNLSVENEAFLIQNIHWNLGQILTWWGIIFAFAYAIKNRKITHWNILLTLIIIFLSFGYFDVFQAQNKKQFIIFHQQQGNLIAYRAGQNLWVFGADSLSSIYTIQPFATQEEIRKIEHHPFDKDLTINDFKKSHRFIQWGENIILINPQNPKIPTQADFLYFTQGSPELDAKNLNQLFIFDGASKSWQVQKFEAKNKHFTADDGFFMLEE from the coding sequence ATGAAATATCACCCATTTGCTTTTTGGTTATTTTTTTTCTGCTTAGGCATTCTCGCTGGCAATTTTTTAGAGATTCCCATTAATTGGTGCATTGTGGGCGGAGCTTTTTCCTTATCCCTGCTTTTCTTTTTCCGAAAACAGAGTCGATATTTCGCTTATTTCACATTTTTATTCTGCTTATTCTTAGGAATTTATAGAATTCAAAAAGTAAACTACAAACCTCCCCAAAATGTTAATAATTATCTAAAAACAACTCTGCAAATCAAAATAATAGAAAGCCTAAAACCAAGTAAAAAATATTACAAATATAAAGCTCAAATACTTCCATCACAATCAGATAGCCTGCACTTAGCTCAGCAAAGTATTCTACTCTATACACCTAAACCGCAAGGAGAAAAGTTTGAGCATCAAACCCTATGGCTTCACGGGACATTATCAAATATTAGCCCTCCTAAAAACCCACATACCTTTGATTACAAGCAATATATGCATCGCCAGGGCGTGGAATTACAACTATTTTGTGATACTATACTACTAACAAATAATCCAAAAAAATTTGATTTAAAATACCAATTAAGTCTATTTAAATCAAACTTTAAAGAAAAACTTAAACAGTTAGAATTTTCCCCCATAAGTCGTATTTTTATTCAATCGCTTGTCTTGGGAGACAGAAATGATTTTGATGCCGATTTTAGGCAAAAATTATCAGCCGCTGGAATTTCACATTTATTTGCTATTTCAGGACTGCATGTTGGGATTATTTATGGTTTTCTCTTCATCATTTTCTACCCCGTTTTATTTTTACCATACGGGAGAAATCTCCGCATAATTCTCTCCATAACAAGCATTTGGATATACACTTATTTCGTAGGAGCAACACCCTCAGTCGTGCGAGCAGCATTTATGCTCACTATGTTCTCCCTGAGTTTCATTTTTCAGCGACGAGGGAATTTTTATCACATATTAGCATTCACAGCTTTAATTTTGTTATTTATTAACCCCAATTATTTGTTTGATGTAGGCTTTCAGCTGAGTTATTGCGCCGTATTTTTCATTGTTTGGGCCACAAAATTTTTCAAACCATTAAGACCTGAAAAGGGCAAATTTAAAATTGCCTTATTTGATTTAATCTTAGTTACTCTGGCAGCTCAGCTCGGTGTTTTGCCCCTGAGCATCGCTTATTTTCATCAATTTTCGTGGTTATTTTTAATAGGAAACCTATTATTTTTTCCAACTTCTGCCATTTTAGTAGGCTTCTGTTTTTCATTATTTTTCATAGTCAGCTTAGGGATAACGCCTTCTTTTTTAGTTAAATTTTCAAATTTAATTTTTGGTAGTTTTGATTCAATTTTAAATCTAAGCGTAGAAAACGAGGCTTTTTTAATTCAAAACATACACTGGAATTTAGGGCAAATTCTTACTTGGTGGGGTATAATTTTCGCCTTTGCCTACGCTATAAAAAACAGAAAAATAACGCATTGGAATATTCTCTTAACACTGATTATTATATTTTTATCATTCGGCTATTTTGATGTTTTTCAGGCTCAAAACAAAAAACAATTTATCATTTTTCACCAGCAGCAAGGGAATTTAATCGCCTACCGAGCAGGGCAAAATTTATGGGTTTTTGGCGCAGATTCCTTGTCCAGTATTTACACCATTCAGCCATTTGCCACGCAGGAAGAGATTCGTAAAATTGAGCACCACCCTTTTGATAAAGATTTAACTATCAATGATTTTAAAAAATCCCATCGCTTTATTCAGTGGGGCGAAAATATCATTTTAATCAACCCTCAAAACCCTAAAATTCCCACTCAGGCTGACTTTCTCTATTTTACGCAAGGTAGCCCTGAGCTTGATGCGAAAAATTTAAACCAACTTTTTATTTTTGATGGAGCGAGCAAGAGCTGGCAAGTACAAAAGTTTGAGGCTAAAAATAAACATTTTACCGCTGATGATGGCTTCTTTATGCTTGAAGAATAA
- the rsmA gene encoding 16S rRNA (adenine(1518)-N(6)/adenine(1519)-N(6))-dimethyltransferase RsmA codes for MNVKAKKHLGQHFLNDLNIAEKIVEALTWEDYSEVLEIGPGMGVLTQFLLREQRPVSVVEIDAESVAYLNEKYNGVKQNLPIFSEDFLKMNLSQHFHNPIAVIGNFPYNISTQIMFKVLENKGLIPQVVGMFQKEVAERIAAPHGSKVYGILSVLVQAYYRAEYLFTVDENVFTPPPKVKSGVIRLTRFREEIEGVPYAFFLNLVKTAFNQRRKKLSNALKSLNQNELLASLKYKDLRAEQLSVEDFIELAKILYSTRG; via the coding sequence ATGAATGTGAAAGCAAAAAAACATCTTGGGCAACATTTTTTAAATGATTTAAACATTGCAGAAAAAATTGTGGAGGCACTCACTTGGGAGGATTATAGCGAGGTGCTAGAAATTGGCCCAGGAATGGGCGTGCTTACGCAGTTTTTATTGCGTGAGCAGCGCCCTGTTTCAGTGGTGGAAATTGATGCGGAATCTGTGGCTTACCTTAATGAGAAGTACAATGGGGTTAAGCAGAATTTGCCCATTTTTTCAGAGGATTTTTTAAAAATGAATTTAAGCCAACATTTTCATAATCCGATTGCTGTAATAGGCAATTTTCCGTACAATATTTCTACGCAAATTATGTTTAAGGTGTTGGAGAATAAGGGATTAATACCGCAGGTGGTGGGTATGTTTCAGAAGGAGGTGGCGGAGCGCATCGCGGCACCGCACGGGAGCAAGGTTTATGGCATACTCTCGGTGCTGGTGCAGGCATATTACCGTGCAGAATACCTCTTTACCGTAGATGAAAATGTGTTTACCCCCCCGCCAAAAGTGAAATCTGGCGTGATTCGTCTCACGCGTTTTCGGGAGGAGATTGAGGGCGTGCCGTATGCTTTTTTTCTAAATTTGGTAAAGACAGCATTTAATCAAAGGAGAAAGAAATTGAGCAATGCGCTGAAATCTTTGAATCAAAATGAATTGCTTGCCTCCCTGAAATATAAAGACCTCCGTGCTGAGCAATTGAGCGTGGAGGACTTCATTGAGTTGGCTAAAATTTTATATTCCACGAGGGGCTGA
- the hemE gene encoding uroporphyrinogen decarboxylase has translation MPKNDLLLKALRGEEVPRPPVWMMRQAGRYLPEFIALRDKYDFFTRCQTPALAAEITLQPYRRFPIDAAIIFSDILVVPQAMGLDFEMKPGVGPWLENPVRSAADVAKLAGGNVNENLQYVFDAIDLTKEELNDEIPLIGFAGSPWTIFCYAVQGQGSKNFDKAKAFAFTEPELAHQLLQKITDATIFYLKEKAKHGCDVLQIFDSWGGMLSPKDYQEFSYQYIEQIVNALYKITPVVVFAKGCWFALEKMATSNAAALGVDWTITPQMARELTGYKKTLQGNFDPARLLSPPEKIQQMVKEMIDDFGTYKYIANLGHGILPNVPVENAEAFIQAVVNYKA, from the coding sequence ATGCCCAAAAATGATTTATTGCTAAAAGCGTTGCGTGGCGAAGAAGTGCCAAGGCCACCCGTGTGGATGATGCGCCAAGCAGGGAGGTACTTGCCTGAATTTATAGCACTTAGAGATAAATATGACTTCTTCACCCGTTGCCAAACGCCTGCACTCGCTGCCGAAATTACACTTCAGCCTTACCGTAGATTCCCAATTGATGCGGCAATCATCTTTTCGGATATCCTGGTAGTGCCGCAAGCAATGGGCTTAGATTTTGAGATGAAACCTGGGGTGGGGCCTTGGCTTGAAAATCCTGTGCGCTCCGCAGCAGATGTGGCTAAATTAGCAGGTGGCAATGTTAATGAAAATTTGCAATATGTGTTTGATGCCATAGATTTAACCAAAGAGGAGCTGAATGATGAGATTCCGCTTATAGGTTTTGCCGGTTCGCCGTGGACGATTTTTTGCTATGCGGTGCAGGGGCAGGGCTCTAAAAACTTTGATAAAGCAAAGGCCTTTGCCTTTACTGAGCCAGAATTAGCCCATCAATTGCTACAAAAAATTACGGATGCTACCATTTTTTATTTAAAAGAAAAAGCAAAACACGGCTGCGATGTCTTGCAGATTTTTGACAGTTGGGGTGGAATGCTTTCGCCTAAGGATTACCAAGAGTTTTCATATCAGTACATTGAGCAAATTGTGAATGCACTTTACAAAATAACCCCTGTGGTGGTTTTTGCCAAAGGCTGCTGGTTTGCACTTGAAAAAATGGCTACCTCTAATGCCGCTGCGCTCGGTGTAGACTGGACGATAACACCGCAAATGGCCAGAGAATTAACGGGCTATAAAAAGACCTTACAGGGAAATTTCGACCCTGCTCGATTGCTCTCGCCGCCGGAAAAAATCCAGCAGATGGTAAAGGAGATGATTGATGATTTTGGGACTTATAAATATATTGCCAACTTAGGGCACGGCATTTTGCCCAATGTCCCCGTGGAGAATGCGGAAGCCTTCATTCAAGCCGTGGTAAATTATAAAGCTTAA
- a CDS encoding enoyl-ACP reductase: MSGILQGKKGIIFGALDENSIAWKTALQCKEQGADFILSNAPVAMRFGKIQQLAEQTGSEVVPADATNMEDLSALFDRAIEKFGKIDFILHSIGMSVNVRKGIPYTEMNYDYTLKGFDISALSFHRVMKTAWDKDCMNEWGSIVALSYIAAQRFFPDYNDMADNKAYLESIARSFGYHWGEAKKVRVNTISQSPTPTTAGSGVKGFDGFLGVAEEISPLGNATAEDCARVCVMMFSDFTRRITMQNIYNDGGFSTTGVSRGIVEKFTK; this comes from the coding sequence ATGAGTGGAATATTACAAGGAAAAAAAGGAATCATCTTCGGAGCGCTAGATGAAAATTCAATCGCGTGGAAGACTGCGCTACAATGTAAAGAGCAGGGGGCAGATTTCATTTTAAGTAATGCCCCAGTGGCAATGCGCTTTGGGAAAATTCAGCAGCTAGCAGAGCAAACAGGGAGCGAAGTGGTGCCCGCAGATGCTACCAATATGGAGGATTTAAGTGCGCTTTTTGATAGAGCTATTGAGAAATTTGGCAAAATTGATTTCATTCTGCACTCAATTGGAATGAGCGTGAATGTGCGCAAAGGAATTCCCTATACGGAGATGAATTATGACTATACGCTGAAAGGCTTTGATATTTCGGCACTTTCCTTTCACCGCGTGATGAAAACCGCGTGGGATAAGGATTGTATGAACGAGTGGGGAAGCATCGTAGCGTTGAGCTATATTGCAGCACAGAGGTTTTTCCCAGATTACAACGATATGGCAGACAATAAAGCCTATCTGGAAAGCATTGCTAGAAGCTTTGGTTACCACTGGGGCGAGGCTAAAAAAGTGCGCGTAAACACCATTTCACAGTCGCCCACCCCTACCACTGCGGGGTCAGGTGTTAAGGGATTTGATGGATTTTTAGGTGTAGCCGAGGAAATTTCTCCACTAGGCAACGCCACTGCCGAAGATTGTGCCCGCGTTTGTGTGATGATGTTTAGCGATTTTACGAGAAGAATCACTATGCAAAACATTTATAACGACGGTGGATTTAGTACCACAGGCGTTTCCAGAGGCATTGTAGAAAAGTTTACAAAATAA
- a CDS encoding AI-2E family transporter, with the protein MAKFTTLKFSPQNFFYILGGFILIFWGLYLGRGFLIPFCFSLLMAFILVPMIRFFERKGMGTVLSICVAFLIVILLFFGVSYFFSSQIAGIISDFENFKSELSPLLDRVINMYNENLPFLPPIDAEGVILKVQSFLQNSGGNILGSTLLQTTSFLANFALIPVYVFLLLLYRRGLVKGFLMFFDKNQRDDVRTIIYEMQSVGKDYIVGLMTVMLIMAVLNSTFMLIIGIDYAIMFGCLAALLIVIPYIGTYVGGALPVLYALVTLGSTSALAILICFIVVQMIEGNYLTPKIVGSNTSVNALAAFITLVIGGSLWGIAGMVLSIPFTAMLNKIFAHVKGLQPLSLILGEELFQNEDLELKDLEIEYINEENPKPVSLLTKLKNFFTRKTLNNGDKS; encoded by the coding sequence ATGGCAAAATTCACTACCTTAAAATTCTCGCCACAAAACTTTTTCTACATTCTCGGGGGTTTTATCCTGATTTTTTGGGGCTTATATCTAGGGCGAGGCTTTTTAATTCCCTTCTGTTTCTCGCTACTTATGGCATTCATTCTGGTGCCTATGATTCGCTTTTTTGAGCGCAAGGGTATGGGTACTGTTTTATCCATTTGCGTGGCTTTTTTAATTGTAATTCTCTTATTCTTTGGGGTTTCATATTTCTTTTCCTCACAAATTGCGGGCATTATTTCGGATTTTGAAAACTTCAAATCTGAACTCTCTCCCTTGCTGGATAGGGTGATTAATATGTATAATGAGAATTTGCCTTTCTTGCCGCCAATTGATGCTGAGGGGGTGATTCTTAAAGTGCAATCATTTTTACAAAATTCGGGCGGAAATATTTTAGGCTCTACGCTACTGCAAACAACTTCGTTCCTAGCGAATTTTGCTTTAATTCCCGTGTATGTATTTTTACTTTTGCTTTATCGGCGTGGACTGGTGAAAGGCTTTTTAATGTTTTTTGACAAAAATCAGCGTGATGATGTGCGCACGATTATCTACGAGATGCAGAGCGTGGGCAAGGACTATATCGTAGGGCTAATGACGGTAATGCTGATTATGGCTGTGCTTAATTCCACTTTTATGCTCATCATCGGGATTGATTACGCCATTATGTTTGGCTGCTTAGCCGCGCTGCTAATTGTGATTCCCTACATCGGGACCTATGTCGGGGGCGCTTTGCCCGTGCTTTATGCCCTTGTTACGCTAGGCTCCACGAGTGCGCTTGCAATTTTAATCTGCTTCATTGTAGTTCAAATGATTGAAGGCAACTACCTTACACCTAAAATCGTGGGGAGCAACACGAGTGTAAACGCACTGGCGGCCTTCATCACACTAGTCATTGGCGGCTCACTTTGGGGCATTGCGGGTATGGTGCTCTCAATCCCATTTACGGCTATGCTCAATAAGATTTTTGCTCATGTAAAAGGGCTGCAACCCCTTTCGCTTATACTAGGCGAGGAGCTATTTCAAAATGAAGATTTAGAGCTAAAAGATTTAGAAATAGAGTATATAAACGAGGAAAATCCTAAACCCGTTTCATTGCTCACTAAATTAAAAAACTTCTTTACCCGAAAAACTTTGAACAACGGCGATAAAAGCTAA
- the bioB gene encoding biotin synthase BioB — translation MNNQKKWTTEEILAIYNKPFMELVYEAASVHRQHHDPNKVQVSSLISIKTGGCSEDCGYCPQAARYHTDIEGNELMSVSQVKAQALRAKASGSSRVCLGAAWRNVKDGEDFEKVLQMVREITNLDMEVCCTLGMLTETQAKRLEEAGLYAYNHNIDTSEDYYKEVISTRAFEDRLETISNVRKTSITLCSGGIIGMGEKLEDRAGMLKVLANMYPQPESLPINALVPVEGTPMEEQEPVSIFEMVRMIATARIVIPTTQVRLSAGRTQMTKEGQTLCFLAGANSIFAGDKLLTTPNPDINEDMKLFNELSIQPQAPFEKHAKREPKEHLTPPKGENPKWTRPGHSIERNIKAAQVAKEIRKNN, via the coding sequence ATGAACAATCAAAAAAAATGGACTACAGAAGAAATTCTAGCCATCTACAATAAACCCTTTATGGAACTGGTGTATGAGGCTGCTAGTGTGCACCGCCAGCATCACGACCCAAACAAAGTACAAGTAAGCTCACTCATTTCTATCAAAACGGGTGGCTGCTCAGAAGATTGTGGCTACTGCCCACAGGCAGCTCGCTACCACACCGATATTGAGGGGAATGAGCTGATGAGTGTGAGCCAAGTGAAGGCGCAGGCGTTGCGCGCAAAGGCATCGGGCTCGTCTAGGGTGTGCTTGGGCGCTGCGTGGCGCAATGTAAAAGACGGCGAAGATTTTGAAAAAGTGCTCCAAATGGTGCGCGAGATTACCAATCTGGATATGGAGGTGTGCTGTACCCTTGGAATGCTCACCGAAACGCAGGCTAAACGCCTCGAAGAGGCAGGGCTTTATGCTTATAATCATAATATAGATACCTCGGAGGATTATTATAAAGAAGTGATTTCTACGCGTGCCTTTGAAGACCGCTTGGAGACTATCTCTAATGTGCGCAAAACCTCTATTACGCTATGCTCGGGGGGCATCATCGGAATGGGAGAAAAGTTAGAAGACCGTGCAGGAATGCTTAAAGTTTTGGCAAACATGTACCCTCAACCAGAAAGCTTACCCATCAACGCTCTAGTACCCGTAGAAGGTACGCCTATGGAGGAGCAAGAGCCAGTATCTATCTTTGAAATGGTGCGAATGATTGCCACAGCGCGCATCGTGATCCCAACCACGCAAGTTAGGCTCTCGGCAGGGCGCACGCAGATGACTAAGGAGGGGCAGACTCTCTGCTTCCTTGCAGGAGCAAACTCCATCTTTGCAGGAGATAAGCTGCTTACTACGCCAAACCCTGATATTAACGAAGATATGAAGCTCTTTAATGAATTAAGCATTCAACCACAAGCTCCTTTTGAAAAACATGCCAAAAGAGAACCAAAAGAACATCTAACACCTCCCAAAGGCGAAAACCCTAAATGGACTCGCCCTGGGCACAGCATCGAAAGAAATATTAAAGCCGCACAAGTGGCCAAAGAAATTAGAAAAAATAATTAA
- a CDS encoding MarR family winged helix-turn-helix transcriptional regulator: MENFIEKEDLYNLLITRTPNLMLKLLFDRLKRKKITITKEQFSLLVILWQNEGCSQQFLADETFRDKPGITRLIHHLEKAKIVERRTDPFDRRSNLIYLTNKGILLEKKVMDEVRATVEDALASIDLEEAKIFKKVFIELHQHFLASLKESKNEETDE; this comes from the coding sequence ATGGAAAATTTCATTGAAAAAGAAGACTTATACAACCTGCTGATTACCCGCACGCCCAATCTGATGCTTAAGCTCCTTTTTGATAGATTGAAAAGGAAGAAAATCACCATTACCAAGGAGCAATTTTCGCTACTTGTGATTTTGTGGCAAAATGAGGGCTGCTCTCAGCAATTTCTAGCCGATGAAACTTTTAGAGACAAACCTGGCATCACCCGCTTAATTCACCACTTGGAAAAAGCAAAGATTGTGGAACGCCGCACCGATCCTTTTGATAGAAGATCGAATTTAATCTACCTCACCAACAAAGGTATCTTGCTAGAAAAAAAGGTGATGGACGAGGTGCGCGCCACGGTGGAAGATGCACTTGCTTCAATAGACCTAGAAGAGGCTAAAATATTTAAAAAGGTGTTTATAGAACTTCATCAGCACTTTTTAGCATCTTTGAAAGAAAGCAAAAATGAGGAAACTGATGAATAA
- a CDS encoding S41 family peptidase: MNTKKSFWLLLLMLVFFSCNSNDDGNGKFDSNKIGNNDYKLDVEINAFIWSRLNALYYWQEDVPNLSDEYSKNETLLHTLLQSQKPNEFFYSLLYQYGKVDRFSWIVDDYHKLLNDLNGISKESGMHLQLALVGGDVVGFVNYVVPDSPAAKAGVKRGDVIYKINGQTMNKNNYRGLFADHFTATLARNSKLTENGFVLGEEKINIDIQTVEVTENPVAFYKNFNLNGHKIGYLVYNGFIDAYNGELNQKFAQMKQDGVQDLILDLRYNGGGSTRAAEALGAMISGRFGENYINFTFNQKNKELNESVNLPSKINLFAYQNGVNKKIGEESVNTLNLKKIYILTSHATASASELTITCLKPYIDVHTIGETTYGKFVFSVSLFDSPDNSFENINKKHNWAMQPILGAYKNAKKEDYYEGLVPNTKVNTEAFGEFGDESKDPALAKALELISGTSSRMKSTIAPYEIKTLKINTNTEKPFGTELYVPDFQK; this comes from the coding sequence ATGAATACTAAAAAATCTTTTTGGCTGTTATTGCTTATGCTAGTTTTTTTCTCATGCAACAGCAATGATGATGGAAATGGTAAATTTGATAGTAACAAAATTGGAAATAATGATTATAAACTAGATGTAGAAATCAATGCATTTATTTGGTCGAGATTAAATGCTTTATATTATTGGCAAGAAGATGTTCCAAATTTAAGCGACGAATACTCGAAAAACGAAACCCTGCTGCACACCTTGTTACAAAGCCAGAAGCCGAATGAATTCTTTTATAGCCTGCTTTATCAATATGGAAAAGTAGATCGTTTTTCTTGGATTGTAGATGATTATCACAAATTGTTGAACGACCTAAACGGAATTTCAAAGGAAAGTGGAATGCATCTGCAACTCGCACTTGTGGGCGGTGATGTTGTAGGTTTTGTGAACTATGTAGTGCCAGATTCTCCGGCGGCAAAAGCTGGGGTGAAGCGTGGAGATGTGATTTATAAAATCAATGGGCAAACCATGAACAAAAATAACTATAGAGGTCTTTTTGCCGATCATTTCACCGCAACACTTGCACGAAATTCAAAACTTACCGAAAACGGATTTGTTTTAGGAGAAGAAAAAATCAATATCGATATCCAAACGGTTGAGGTTACAGAAAATCCAGTAGCCTTTTACAAAAATTTTAATTTAAATGGGCATAAAATTGGCTATTTAGTCTACAACGGATTCATTGATGCCTACAACGGCGAATTAAATCAAAAGTTTGCCCAAATGAAGCAAGATGGCGTACAAGATTTAATCTTAGATCTTCGCTACAATGGAGGCGGAAGTACCCGTGCAGCAGAAGCTCTGGGAGCGATGATTAGCGGTAGATTTGGAGAGAATTATATCAACTTTACTTTTAATCAAAAAAATAAAGAGCTGAATGAATCGGTTAATTTGCCGAGTAAAATCAATCTTTTTGCATACCAAAATGGCGTGAATAAAAAGATAGGAGAGGAGAGTGTAAACACTTTGAATTTAAAGAAAATCTATATTTTAACCTCTCATGCAACGGCTTCTGCGAGCGAACTTACCATTACTTGTTTAAAGCCTTATATAGATGTGCACACAATTGGCGAAACTACCTATGGCAAATTTGTGTTCTCTGTAAGTTTGTTTGATTCTCCAGATAATTCATTTGAGAATATTAATAAAAAACACAATTGGGCAATGCAACCAATTTTAGGTGCATACAAAAATGCTAAAAAAGAGGATTATTACGAAGGACTTGTGCCAAATACAAAAGTAAATACCGAGGCGTTCGGAGAGTTTGGAGACGAGTCAAAAGATCCTGCCTTGGCAAAAGCACTTGAATTGATTTCTGGCACCTCAAGTAGAATGAAATCTACCATAGCACCTTATGAGATTAAAACCCTAAAAATAAATACCAACACAGAAAAACCGTTTGGCACAGAATTATATGTGCCAGACTTTCAGAAATAG
- a CDS encoding LysE family translocator, protein MEFVVYAILLGIMLSLVLIGPAFFLLIETSITKGWRSAIALDAGVVSADLLCIAFAYTGVGGIVEYIGEHPALYKIGGFIIMIYGGIMYLSKPKLHLKNTKIVGKNYLKTFVNGFLMNILNIGVVSFWFVVAGWITIKYPGGYNFTLFIAIAILTFLAIDLSKIFLAHKFQDRLTDALVYKIRKWIGVVLFIFGFIILLKGFISFQPIEDALPALPFHE, encoded by the coding sequence TTGGAATTTGTAGTTTATGCAATTTTATTAGGAATTATGCTGAGCCTGGTACTCATCGGTCCAGCCTTTTTCCTGTTGATTGAAACAAGTATTACCAAAGGATGGCGTTCTGCCATTGCACTAGACGCAGGAGTCGTGTCTGCCGATTTGCTCTGTATTGCCTTTGCTTATACAGGAGTGGGGGGCATCGTAGAATACATTGGGGAGCATCCTGCATTGTACAAGATTGGAGGATTCATCATCATGATTTACGGAGGAATTATGTATCTGTCCAAACCTAAATTACACCTCAAAAACACAAAAATCGTCGGGAAGAATTATCTCAAAACCTTTGTCAATGGATTTTTGATGAATATCCTCAACATCGGCGTAGTGAGCTTTTGGTTTGTAGTAGCAGGTTGGATTACGATCAAGTACCCAGGTGGTTATAATTTTACACTATTTATAGCCATTGCAATTTTAACCTTTTTGGCGATAGATTTGTCTAAAATCTTTTTAGCACATAAATTCCAAGATCGCTTGACAGATGCGCTGGTGTACAAAATCCGAAAATGGATAGGCGTAGTATTATTCATCTTTGGTTTTATAATTTTACTCAAAGGATTCATCTCATTTCAGCCGATAGAAGATGCATTGCCAGCATTGCCTTTTCATGAATAA